In one Paraburkholderia megapolitana genomic region, the following are encoded:
- a CDS encoding ShlB/FhaC/HecB family hemolysin secretion/activation protein produces the protein MKRTTRLAALPITVLVSLGVHAQQTPTPADEVAAARANAERDRQAQQQHDAQQRDATVRAPSARSDLPKPETYPSLPSEQPCFHISRFTLDMPDSLPAAVKSSGASTLPMDRFAFAHEWLNHYAGQCIGQQGVDALLKGLSQAILSRGYVTTRVLVPEQDLSSGTLKLALIPGVIHHIRFADEKLYGTWKPAFPTRDGDLLNLRDLEQGLEQMKRVSNQDVSMQIVPGEQPGESDIVLDVKRSKPWTLVASIDNSGTRPTGKLQGNLSIGFYNPLGLNDIFNIGVSQDLEFGDSRLGSHGWNSIYSIPWGYWTATLSAYTNAYYQQIAGVNQTFVASGNSKTVDFKLARVLMRNQYDVLGGYLRLSRRFGRSFIEDTEIPQQRRNNTIIEIGMTDRHYFASAQFDGALAYRQGVGAFGAQDDVFAAAGGPTYRYRMAVLDANLSVPFAIAKQPFRYVGTFHGQYTGNTLYYIDNLTIGSRYTVRGFDGETLLAATRGFYWRNELQMPIGQTGHALYSGLDYGRVLGAQPIALAGTQLAGAVIGVKGSAGNRLGTYAYDLFAGTPIYKPSGFPTARVTVAFQATSQF, from the coding sequence ATGAAACGAACCACACGGCTGGCGGCCTTGCCGATCACAGTCTTGGTATCGCTCGGGGTGCACGCTCAACAGACTCCCACGCCTGCCGACGAGGTCGCCGCCGCGCGAGCAAACGCAGAACGCGACCGCCAGGCACAACAGCAACACGACGCACAGCAACGCGACGCGACTGTACGCGCACCTTCAGCACGCTCCGACTTACCGAAGCCCGAAACGTATCCATCGCTACCGTCCGAGCAACCGTGCTTCCACATCAGCCGCTTCACACTCGACATGCCTGACTCGCTGCCCGCGGCCGTCAAATCATCGGGAGCCTCAACGTTGCCAATGGACCGTTTCGCCTTCGCCCACGAATGGCTGAACCACTACGCGGGCCAGTGCATCGGCCAGCAAGGCGTTGACGCACTACTAAAAGGTCTCTCCCAAGCGATTCTGTCACGCGGTTACGTCACCACGCGCGTACTCGTCCCCGAGCAGGACTTATCGAGCGGCACACTCAAGCTCGCCTTGATCCCCGGCGTCATTCATCACATTCGCTTTGCCGACGAAAAACTATACGGCACATGGAAACCGGCCTTCCCGACAAGGGATGGTGACCTGCTGAACCTGCGCGACCTCGAACAGGGTCTGGAGCAGATGAAGCGCGTCTCGAACCAGGACGTATCGATGCAGATCGTCCCCGGCGAGCAGCCAGGCGAAAGTGACATAGTGCTCGATGTGAAGCGGAGCAAGCCGTGGACACTCGTCGCATCGATCGACAACTCCGGCACGCGGCCCACCGGCAAGCTGCAAGGCAATCTCTCGATCGGGTTCTACAACCCACTCGGCCTGAACGACATCTTCAACATCGGCGTGAGCCAGGATCTCGAATTCGGTGACAGCCGCCTCGGCTCGCACGGCTGGAACAGCATCTATTCGATCCCGTGGGGCTACTGGACCGCCACGCTGTCGGCGTACACGAACGCCTACTATCAGCAGATTGCCGGCGTGAATCAGACGTTCGTCGCGAGCGGCAACTCGAAGACGGTCGATTTCAAGCTGGCCCGTGTGCTGATGCGCAACCAATATGACGTATTGGGCGGGTATCTCCGGCTATCGCGCCGCTTTGGTCGGAGTTTTATTGAGGATACCGAGATTCCCCAGCAGCGCCGCAATAACACGATCATTGAAATCGGCATGACCGATCGGCACTACTTCGCCAGTGCGCAGTTCGATGGCGCACTCGCGTACCGGCAGGGCGTCGGCGCATTCGGCGCACAGGACGACGTGTTTGCAGCGGCCGGTGGTCCGACCTATCGCTACCGGATGGCCGTGCTCGACGCGAACCTGTCGGTGCCATTCGCAATCGCGAAGCAGCCGTTCCGCTATGTCGGAACGTTCCACGGCCAGTACACCGGGAACACGCTGTACTACATCGATAACCTGACGATCGGCAGCCGCTACACGGTACGAGGTTTCGACGGGGAAACGCTGCTGGCAGCTACGCGCGGGTTCTACTGGCGCAACGAACTGCAAATGCCGATCGGCCAAACCGGACACGCGCTCTATTCGGGATTGGACTATGGCCGGGTCTTGGGCGCGCAGCCGATCGCACTGGCTGGCACGCAACTCGCGGGCGCGGTGATCGGCGTAAAGGGCAGCGCCGGCAATCGACTGGGGACGTATGCGTATGACCTGTTTGCGGGCACGCCGATCTACAAGCCGTCTGGATTTCCGACTGCGCGCGTTACGGTCGCCTTCCAGGCGACCTCGCAGTTCTAG